In one Nitrospira sp. CR1.1 genomic region, the following are encoded:
- a CDS encoding HigA family addiction module antidote protein gives MSKNGMRPVHPGEILLAEFLKPSDPPINANTLARTLEVPANRITALIKGQLGITDDTAVRLATFFNMTPEFWMNLQKTYELRLAEKSLPVRVKKHIEESVL, from the coding sequence ATGAGTAAGAATGGCATGCGGCCGGTTCATCCTGGAGAAATTTTGCTGGCAGAATTCCTGAAACCGTCGGATCCTCCGATTAACGCCAATACGCTTGCCAGGACCCTTGAGGTTCCGGCGAATCGGATCACGGCGCTTATCAAAGGACAGCTGGGGATCACGGACGATACCGCCGTGCGCCTGGCGACGTTTTTCAACATGACCCCTGAATTTTGGATGAACCTGCAGAAAACGTATGAGCTGCGGCTTGCGGAGAAATCCCTGCCGGTGAGAGTGAAGAAACACATTGAAGAAAGCGTACTCTGA
- a CDS encoding helix-turn-helix domain-containing protein: MLRVGPPHGLQSHTMTKGDPMRLITTKELRTLSIATRHHHLINSRLAMLRYADEYGFKGAARRFGLDRKTVRTWHRRWVASGPAGLVPRHPVKRRRRISDEAVRLIEQARRELQFGAMRTRFWLDRVHRIRVAAATIRRICRDLGYPPIRRTGPRRPRQSLLDKAVHL, translated from the coding sequence ATGTTGAGAGTTGGTCCCCCGCATGGTCTACAGTCGCACACCATGACCAAGGGGGATCCCATGCGATTGATCACGACGAAGGAACTGAGAACATTGAGCATCGCCACACGACATCATCACCTCATCAACAGCCGACTGGCGATGTTGCGCTACGCGGACGAATATGGGTTCAAAGGCGCCGCCCGGCGCTTCGGCTTGGATCGCAAGACGGTGAGAACCTGGCACCGGCGCTGGGTAGCCAGTGGGCCCGCCGGATTGGTGCCGCGCCATCCGGTGAAGCGCCGCCGACGCATCTCCGACGAGGCGGTGCGGTTGATCGAGCAGGCGCGCCGCGAGCTGCAGTTTGGGGCGATGCGGACCCGGTTCTGGCTGGATCGGGTGCATCGCATCCGCGTCGCGGCCGCAACCATCCGCCGGATCTGCCGGGATCTCGGCTATCCGCCAATCCGGCGCACCGGCCCGCGACGCCCTCGACA